A region of Anopheles merus strain MAF chromosome 2R, AmerM5.1, whole genome shotgun sequence DNA encodes the following proteins:
- the LOC121590410 gene encoding uncharacterized protein LOC121590410 has product MNVLELATGFVVLACLFRESFTNQIVDVVFDSMKHLAPKREGIVDFGTLQVQNAGTNMCSIGGQFCLLQSFGDDVTVSSKLYRKATGMNGIPYYMFSSTLCELIKKDTTIYPQLIEYSNFPVQGTCPVPKGNYTLRNFVLDMTKMPLVLAYGEWILLLQYSKNYEALAGQEIHFTVQPSVRNNRKK; this is encoded by the exons ATGAACGTGCTAGAGCTAGCAACTGGCTTTGTTGTTTTAGCGTGCTTGTTTAGAGAAAGTTTT ACGAATCAAATAGTAGATGTTGTGTTTGATTCTATGAAACATTTGGCACCGAAGCGCGAAGGCATCGTGGACTTTGGGACGCTTCAGGTGCAAAACGCTGGAACAAACATGTGTAGCATTGGTGGACAATTTTGTCTACTGCAAAGTTTTGGCGATGATGTGACG GTTTCATCGAAACTGTATCGGAAAGCTACTGGTATGAATGGTATCCCATACTACATGTTTAGCTCCACTCTGTGTGAGCTGATCAAAAAGGATACGACGATATATCCCCAACTGATAGAATACTCGAACTTCCCCGTGCAGGGCACATGTCCGGTGCCGAAAGGAAACTATACGCTACGCAATTTTGTGCTGGACATGACGAAAATGCCGCTAGTGCTGGCGTACGGTGAATGGATATTGCTGTTGCAGTACTCGAAGAACTATGAGGCGCTGGCGGGACAAGAGATCCATTTCACCGTTCAACCGTCAGTAAGAAATAATCGAAAGAAATAG
- the LOC121589782 gene encoding sodium-coupled monocarboxylate transporter 1 produces the protein MAGLNVDDVKVSLQKFGLYDYVVFVLMLLSCVMIGVYFGFLKKKAKKGEAEADYLVGNRQMKIIPVSLSLIASFISGISLLGTPTEIYLYGVQYMYIVGGVISMGFIMMYFYLPVFHNLKLTSTYQYLQTRFDRRMRLFGSILFTLATMAWLPIVIYVPALAFNQVTGINVHLITPIVCVICIFYTCVGGLKAVVWTDVVQTILMFGAMLLIIIKGTLDVGGLSVVIERAKASGRIEGPDLRFDMTTRHNIYSCVIGGVVYWLKTNAVSQNMIQRYLSLPTLASAKKALWTFIFGTLVLLALCCYSGLLIYAKYYDCDPLTTKLAKAKDQLLPLLVMDTLGDFPGLPGLFVAGVFSAALSSLSTGLNSMSAVVLEDFFKPFSNRPLSEKQTSIIMRAVVAIFGAICVVLVLVVEKLGSVLQLSMSLGSVSNGPLLGIFTLGVLIPWANGTGAIVGGTIGLLVMIWVCLKAQLAIATGELAFDLKPVDTQGCSYHFIASEPMSMLAINTTSLSIDATPVEPEFALYHISYLWYTTMGALITIIIAVIVSFIVGPNKPDEMNPNLFSPFIQRILVRRRIAAHNQLEMATGGIKEIIQ, from the exons ATGGCCGGACTTAACGTCGACGACGTTAAGGTGTCGCTGCAAAAGTTTGGCCTGTACGATTACGTGGTGTTTGTGTTGATGCTGTTGAGTTGTGTTATGATTGGAGTTTACTTTGGCTTTCTCAAGAAGAAGGCGAAGAAAGGCGAAGCCGAAGCGGACTATCTGGTCGGCAATCGGCAGATGAAAATCATTCCCGTCTCACTGTCCTTGATTGCAAG TTTCATCTCGGGTATCTCGCTACTGGGTACTCCAACGGAAATTTATCTCTACGGCGTGCAGTACATGTACATTGTTGGTGGAGTGATAAGCATGGGTTTCATCATGATGTATTTCTACCTGCCCGTTTTCCACAACCTCAAGCTCACGTCCACCTATCAA TACCTACAAACTCGATTCGATCGACGAATGCGTCTGTTTGGCTCAATTCTTTTTACCTTAGCCACG ATGGCGTGGCTGCCCATAGTAATCTACGTGCCGGCGCTCGCATTCAACCAGGTGACCGGCATCAATGTGCATCTCATCACACCCATCGTGTGTGTCATCTGCATCTTCTACACCTGCGTCGGAGGACTGAAGGCCGTCGTGTGGACCGATGTGGTGCAGACAATCCTCATGTTCGGTGCAATGCTGCTGATCATCATCAAGGGAACGCTCGATGTCGGGGGCCTGTCGGTGGTGATCGAACGTGCCAAGGCGAGTGGGCGCATCGAGGGTCCCGATCTGCGCTTTGACATGACCACACGTCACAACATCTATTCGTGTGTGATCGGCGGTGTGGTGTACTGGCTGAAAACGAACGCCGTCAGTCAAAACATGATACAGCGGTACCTGTCCCTGCCCACGCTGGCCTCGGCAAAGAAAGCGCTCTGGACGTTCATCTTCGGAACGCTGGTCCTGCTGGCACTGTGCTGTTACAGTGGATTGCTAATCTACGCCAAATACTATGACTGTGATCCTCTCACTACCAAACTGGCCAAAGCCAAGGATCAGCTGCTCCCGCTGCTCGTCATGGACACGCTGGGCGACTTTCCGGGGTTGCCGGGACTGTTCGTGGCGGGTGTGTTCTCCGCTGCGTTAAGCTCGCTCTCCACTGGACTAAACTCCATGTCCGCGGTGGTGCTGGAAGACTTTTTCAAACCCTTTTCCAATCGTCCACTTTCCGAGAAACAAACGTC CATAATCATGCGAGCAGTGGTGGCTATCTTTGGTGCAATCTGcgttgtgttggtgttggtagTTGAGAAGCTTGGCTCTGTGCTTCAGCTGTCCATGAGCCTTGGCAGCGTAAGCAATGGTCCACTTTTGGGAATATTCACCCTCGGCGTGCTGATTCCATGGGCCAATGGAACG gGAGCCATTGTGGGTGGTACCATTGGTCTCTTGGTGATGATTTGGGTTTGCCTCAAAGCACAGCTAGCCATTGCTACTGGGGAGCTGGCATTCGACCTAAAGCCAGTCGACACTCAGGGTTGCAGCTATCACTTTATTGCCAGTGAACCGATGAGCATGCTTGCGATAAACACCACAAGCCTCTCGATAGACGCAACGCCAGT CGAACCCGAGTTTGCACTCTACCACATATCCTACCTGTGGTACACGACGATGGGAGCGCtaatcaccatcatcatcgccgtcatTGTATCGTTCATCGTTGGGCCAAACAAACCGGACGAGATGAATCCCAACCTCTTCTCGCCATTCATCCAACGCATCCTTGTCCGGCGTAGGATAGCGGCGCACAACCAGCTCGAAATGGCAACCGGTGGCATCAAAGAGATTATCCAATGA